The genomic segment CCGTTTTCGTTCTGGTGGCCGGAGATCGGGAGGATCACAACTTCTTTGGGGCCGCGCATCTGGTTGGCGGCGGCGAAGATTCCCGCCGGGGGGCAGGTCTCGTCGATTAGGCCGCAGCCGATCAGCACGGGGCAGGTGATACGCGATGCAAAGTTGGCGACATCGTAGTAGCGGGCGGCCTCACGCACTTTCTTTTCGTCTTTGCCTTGCGCATTGAAGACCCACATCGGCCAGCCGGGCATGCGGCCGGAGTCGGGGCCGAGCATGTCGCAGCCGGCGGGGACATTGGCGAGCGCGGCGGTGATCTTGGGGTGGAAGCCCGCGGTCATCAGCGACTGCAAGCCGCCCTGGCTCGTGCCCATGACAACGAGTGTTTTTCCGTCCCAGTCCGGGTGCTCCGTGAGGTACTGCGCGGCGCGGTAGCAGGACAGATACATCCGCAAGAAGTAGCTCGTCTCCGGGCTGTCGTTGCCGATCGCGGGGTAGTTGTTGAGCGGCCCCTTGCTCTGCGCCTCATAAAACGCGGGCGGCTGGTCGAAGGGGATATCGTGGGGCATGACATTGAGGGTCAGCCAGCCCTCGGCGGCGCGGTCGGTGGCCCAGTTTTTGGGGAGCCCGTAGACCCCGGCCCACTGGACAATCAAGAGCGCGGGGAGCTTGGTCTGCCCGGCGGGCTGGGCGAGCTGCGCGCGGATCTTGGTGCCACGGATATTGTCCATCGTGAGCTTGGAGTAGAGAACCCCCGCCCGCCCCGACGGCTGCCGCTCCAGCTGGGGATTGGCAGGGACGCGCTCCAGCTCTCGCACCTTTGCGGCCCAGAAGGCATCGAAGTCGGCGGGGCGCTTGGCCGAGAGCGCGATCTTCTCCGGGGCCGCCACTGCGCCCCCTCGGCTTCGGGAGCCCTGGACCACCAAGAGAAGCGTCCCCGGCTCGTCGAAGCGCGCCTCTACCTGGCCCTTGCCGCCACTCAGCACCATGCTGCCCTTGCTTATCTCGGTGAGGCCGCCTTTTTTGACGACATAGTCGAGCTTCTCGGGCGGAGTTCCCTCGCCGGCCCAGACAATGCTCCAGCGCACGGTCTCCCCAACCCGGTAGACTCCCGTGGCATGATCCGCCGTGATCACATAACGCGCCCCTTGCTGCATTCCCTACCTCCCAAAAACAAAAGCCCTCTGGTTTTAACAGAGGGCTTTGAGAGCGGGAGACGAGACTCGAACTCGCGACATTTTGCTTGGGAAGCAAACGCTCTACCACTGAACTACTCCCGCAGTGAAGTGAATTGTACCGGCTTTTTGCGGGGTGCGCAAGGTATTCGTTGCCGGACGAACGAGTCTTCTGGCTTAAAAGGGCAACGGCTACCTCCGTAGCCAAACAGACTTGTTGCCTGTGCAGGCAGGCGTGCGCCCTCTTAAGCCCAGAGACTCGTTCTCAGGGGTAGACCCGTTTCCCGGTCCAGTCCCGGTTGGGTTCTTCGTCGCCGCTGCCCCACTTCCCCGAAAACGACTCGCCATCGTCGCTGAGGACAAACCAGCCCCGGCCACTGGAGCTGTCGTGCTCGGTCCAGGTGAAGGTGAGCCGATCCCCGCTCAAGGTGCCGACAAGCACGCCCTCGCTCGACGGATAGGTACCGGTGACGCGGTTGCCGTGAATCTCCAGGGTGAGCTCGCCGAAGGTCGCGCTCCACTTTCCGGCGAAGGTGCGTGTCCCGCGGCGGGTGAGCAGGTAGACCGGCTGGAGCTTGAGGGCATCCTTGACTGCCTGCGCGGGGCCATCGGGGAGCTGTGTGGCGAGGATCTCGGACTTACCCTCCTCCACCGCCCCGACCGTCCCGTAGAGTTGCGCCAGGCCCATGGCGTACTTGGCGACCTCATCGCCGGTCCAGCGCTTGCCCCGAGGCGCGGGCGGGAGCCAGAGCTTGACCCAGCTTGCGCCGCCGGGAATCGCCTGCACGAGCTCCGTCAGCCACGGCTCGATCTGGCTGGCAGCGCTGGCGGTCTGGCGCGGCGCGACAAGGCGCGCACCGGAGAGCGTGGAGTCGGCGAAGAGGCGGACAGTGGCCTGCTGGCTCACCTCACGAAGGAGCGAGTCCAGCGCGCGGAGGGTGGCAGGGGCTTGGTCCTGCAAGAGCACAATCGCGGGAATCGGGAGTAGCATGGGCGTACCTCACTTGACAATGGTTAGTCCCAAGACGACGGGCGGAAGGTTCATAGGCAGCGCCCACGAGACCTCTAAAACCTCTCCAAAGTGCGAGTCGGTGATCACGGCGAGCTTTTTCTCTCCCAGGGGCGCTTCCAGCTTGACCCGGAGGCCGCTGAGGTTCCAGGTCGAGCCGCCGAGCGCACAGCCGGGCGCGTGCAAGAGAAGGCGGAGCCGCTCACTGCTCCGCTTGGGAAGGGATACTTGGAGCGCCTCCCCGACAAGCTTGACTTCAGCGCCATTGGTGCCGTGGACAAGGAGCCAGCCCGTGCCACCATCGGGGAGGCGCCAGTGGATCGTCCCCGGCGCGTGCTGCTCCCAGGCGCGCGTCAGCCCCGTGGTCGCGCCCATCATCCAGGTCTTCTCTAGGACACACTGCACGGGAAAGACCTTCCCGGCGCGGGGCACCTTGCGCTCCAAGCGACGCGGTTTGTCAAAGGCCTTGAAGTGTGCGAGGGCATCGGGGGGGCAGCGCAGGCCGAGCGCCAGAAACATCGGGACATAGGCCCACTCAAAGCTCCGGTTGCGCCAGTCCGCCGGCGCGGGCGCGGTTTTCTTGTCCTGGGTGAGGAGCAGGATCGCTACCCCCGTGATGGCGGTGTACTGCACCATGTCCATGCCGTAGGCGCGGGTAAACGGCCCGCAGAGATTGCGCAAGCCCGCGTGGTAGAGCTGCGCCGTGTCGCGCCAGAACGCCGCCTCCATGGCGATTGCCGCTGTGCGGCTCTCTTTGGACGGCGACAGCTCGCGCCAGAGCGCTAGGCCCATGGCATCGACCCCGCCGTAGGTAGGGGAGTTGTCCTCGGTGAAGGTCTGGAAGCGATTAAACAGCTCGGTGACCTTCTGCGCCTTCTCCCGCCCGAGCCCCGCAAAGTCTGGCCAGTTCAGCTTCGCCCCGACCCACTCCATCAAGAACGCACTCATCAGGGCAATATTGGTGTACTCCGGCCCGACATTGCGATGGACAGCGCCGTCCGCCGCGATCACCAGGGCTTCGTCGATCTTCTTGATCAGCGCCGGGGGCAGGAGCTTGCCGTAGCGCTCCCGCGCCACAATCAGCCCCACCCCGATAAACTCGCGCCAGTTGTGGTCCAGCTTGCGGTCTTTCTGGCTCGTGCTGCCCGGCCAGACTCCGAGCCACTCCCCCGGCTCGCGCTTCTGCAAGCCCACCAGCGCCTCCAGCACCGCCGCCGCCCGCGCCGCATCGCTCTGCCGGTTGCGGATCAGCAGTCCCACCGCAAGATAGACCGCTGAGCGGGTGCCCTTTTGGTCCAGAAATGCCTGTGTCTGCGTCGGAGTCCACGCCGCGCCGGGTGCGGGGAGGAGGAAGTCTAAAAGCTCAGCTTCGAGTGGTGTCATGGGGTTATTCTTCGTCTTTCTGCTCCACGCTTCGTTTACAATTCCGCTTGGAGAAGTGCTTTGGCTTTTTTACGTGCGCTCTCTGGATCAAAAGGATGCACCCTACCCTCATCAATGGCAAAGTATGCCGCATCTAGAGCTATTGTGTCTTCTAACGCATCTAGAAGCTCTTCGATGAGGGGATCGTTGAAGTCTGCGGGAACAACAAAAAGGCCCTCTGCCAAGCCGATGGGGCGCTTTGCCGGACGGGGAAGAGGTGCCGTTACCTCCTCTTTGAGACTGTTTAGGATCAGTGTTGCAAGCTCCAGCCGCTCCTCAGGGGAGAGCTGTTTAATCTCGTTACCGTAGCGCTCGACAATATTGACCATGTTGGAATACTTCCTCTACTTGATCGCTGTGCTTACTCGGGTTGCTCGAAGTAGTCTTGGTCGATCCGTTTAACGATGTAGGTCTCTTGAATGCCCACGCCAAGGTTGTACTCGATCATCAGCGATGCGAGGCGCTTACCATCAATCAAGATGACTTTGTACTGAGGATTCTTCTTCGCCGCTTTTTGTGCATCCTCGGTGAATGCCGAAGTCGTGAGAAGGACGCCTTTATTTGCTCCGTTGTTGACCAGGCTTCCAATGAATCCTTGAACCGCTGGACTTCCGACATTCTCCTTCCAGCGTTTTGCCTGTAGGTAGATAATATCAAGCCCTAGACGATCTTCGTTGATGATTCCGTCTATCCCACCATCGCCGCTTTTTCCTACCGTTTTTCCTGCATCCTCACGGGAGCCACCGTAACCCATAGCCAGCATCAAATCCACGACAAGGCGCTCAAAAAAGGCAGGAGGCATCTGCTTCACTTTATCGAGAATATCCGAGGCGAGCTTCTCATTTACCTCCACCCAAATGCGCTGGAGGGTCTCTTCAGGAGTTTCTAGTGGGAGTGTCGGGGCAGCGGTTGCTGCTGGTGTTTTGGCTTTAGTTTTATTCTTGAAGGCGACAAACTCGGGGAATTGATCTAAAAACTTCCCATCGATCTTGGCAGGTGGATCCGTTAGAACTTTCTGACCCTGGGCAGTAATTTTCACCATACCTTTACTTGGTGATTCAATCAATCCCGCTTGTTTTAAGTAGGACTTTGCCCACCCTATTCTGCTGACGTAGGTTGCTATGCCGCTTGGGATTGTCTCTGCTTTATCGGAGGGGGTGAGCTTAAATTCTTGGGCCAGCTCGTCGCAAACTACTTTCAAAGGCTTTGGAGCAGTAGCGACGCATTTCAGGAGTGGCAGCATGAACGTCTGGTAATCTGGGACAGGCATAGCGTATTTTACTCCACCCAGGCTTTCTGGTGGCCGCCTCCTAGCATGCGCCGGACTTGCTCGATCAGGCCTTCGTCGGGGTCCACGAGGATGGGGGTCTTGATGAGGTACTCGCCGCTGCCTGTCTCGGCGTGGACAACGAGAGGGGAGCCGCCTTCTTTGCTGCCGAACATCTCTTTCACCATCCCGAGCAGGGTGCGGTTGCTGCCGTCGATACGGACGTGCACCGTGCGCGGGCGGGCGTCGGCGGCCATGGCGTTCTCGACAATGCGCTCCACCTTATCGGCGATCAGCTCGACCTGGACATTTTTATCCGCGGCGGCGGGCTCTCCACCTTCTTCCGCCGCCTCAGACTTCAGGATGCGCTCCCGGTGCTGGGCGCGACCGATAATGGCGACCACAGAGTTGACGATGCAGTACTTGCCCCACTCGGCGGCGCACTTGGGGAAGAGCGTCACGCTGAGGGAGCCGCTGGTGTCTTCCAGGGTCACAAAGAGCATCGCGCTACCGGTCTTGGTGTACTTGGTGCGCACCTCCGTGATCATCCCCCCGACCGTCACCTGCTGGTTGGGCGTGCTCTCGCTGATCTGGTCGGCGCGCCAGGCACGCCACTTGCGGCGCAGCTCGGGCTCGAAGGGCTTGACGGGGTGCTCGGTAAGGTAGAGGCCCAGCAGCTCCTTCTCCCAGCCCAGCCAGACCCCGCGCGGGTGGTCCGGGACATTGGGCAAGGGCTGCACCGACTCCACCGCCGCCGCATCCTCCCCAGCATCATCGCCCCAGAGCGAGATCAGGCCGGCCTTGGCGTCTTTTGCACCACGAGCCGCCGCGGCCACGGCATCGTCGAGGGTCTCCATCAAGGCGCGCCGGTTGGGGTGGATACTCTTGAAGGTCCCCGCCTTGATCAGCATCTCGATCACGGACTTGGAGGTCAGGCCCTCGGCAAAGACCCGCGTGCAGAAGTCGGGGAGGCTGTGGAACTTGCCGCCCTTGGCACGGGCCGCCAGGATGGTCTCGATAGGGGCCTTGCCCACATTCTTGATCGCCAGCAGCCCAAAGCGGATCGCGCCCTCGTACTTCTTCGTGTCGGTGGGCTCGCTGACGGTGAAGTCGGCCTCGGACTCATTGACATCGGGGGGGAGAATCTCGATCCCGAGGCGGTCGCACTCCTCCAGCGTATTGACGACTTTGTCGGTCTTTTCGACATAGGCCGCCATCAGCGCCGCGAGGTACTCGGCGGTGTAGTTGGCCTTCATGTAGGCGGTCTGGTAGGCCACCATCGCGTAGCAGGCGGCGTGGGCACCGTTGAAGGCGTAGCCGGCGAAGGGCTCGATATCGGCGAAGATCTTCTCCGCGGACTTGGCGCTCACCCCGCGCTCCTTGGCCCCCTCCATGAAGATGCCCTTCTGCTTGTCCATGTAGGCCTTTTGCTTTTTCCCCATGGCGCGGCGTAGCAGGTCGGCTTGGCCCAGGGTCAGCCCGCCCACGGCTTGGACAATCTTCAGAACCTGGTCCTGGTAGACAATCACCCCGTAGGTCTCTTTGAGGATCGGCTCTAGGAGCGGGTGCTCATACTCGATCTTGGTGGGGTCGAACTTGGACTGGATAAAGCGCGGGATGTGGGCCAGCGGGCCGGGGCGGTAGAGCGCCACCATCGCGGCGAGCTCCTTGACCGAGTTGGGCTTGAGCTCGACCACGTACTTGCGCATCCCCGCCGACTCCAGCTGAAAGACCCCGGTCGTCTCGCCGCGCCCCAGCATGTCGTAGGCCTTCTGTGCCCGGGGATCGTCGTAGTTTAGGGGGATATCCCAGACATCGACCGTCTCGCCGCGGGTCTCTTTGATCAGCTTGACCGCGCGCCCCAGAATCGAGAGGTTGATGAGCCCGAGGAAGTCCATCTTCAGTAGCCCGATCGCCTCCAGCGAGCTGTGCGGGTACTGGGTCGCTAGGGAGCCGTCGTTGAGCTTGCGTAGCGGCGTGTACTCCACCAGCGGCCTGTCGGCGATCATGACTCCTGCGGCGTGGACCGACTCGTTGCGGGTGATGCCCTCGATCCGCTGGGCGGTGTCGATCAGCTTGCGTGCCAGCTCCTCGTTCTCGTAGGCCGCGACCATCTCGGGGTTGCCGGGGTAGTCCTTCTCCTCCCAGCCGTACATGGCCCGCTTGATGGAGATTCCCAGTGGCAGGGCGGGGATCATGCGCGCGATCCGGTCCACATCGGGCAGGGGCATCGCCAGCGCGCGCCCTGCATCGCGCAGAGCGGCCTTGGCGCCCAGCGTTCCAAAGGTGGTGATGTAGCTGACGTTGTCCTTGCCGTACTGCTTGGTGACATGCTCGATCACCTCGGCGCGGCGCGTGTCCTCGAAGTCCATGTCGATATCGGGCATGGTCACGCGCTCGGGGTTGAGGAAGCGCTCGAAGGTCAGGTTGTACTCCACGGGGTCGAGGTCGGTAATCCCTAAACAGTACGACGCCAGCGAGCCCGCCGCCGAGCCACGGACCCCAAAGAAGATGCCGCTCGTGCGGGCGTGCTGGGCGATATCCCGGACAATCAGGAAGTACTGGGCAAAGCCGGTCTTCTCGATAATGTCCAGCTCGTAGCTCAGGCGCTCCTTGTGCTCCAGCTCGTGCTTGGGCAGGCGGCGCTCCAGCCCCTCCCAGCACATGCGGGTCATCGTGGTCTGGGCATCGCTGCCAGGATCCACGCCCACGACCGGCATCGGGGCGCGCCCAACCTCGATCTCCAGGTTGACCTTCTCCGCGATCTCTAGCGTGTTCTCAATCGCATCCGGGGCGAAGTGCTCGAACTCGCCCATCATCTCGGCGTAGGTCTTTAAGTAAAACTCGCGCGGCTCGTAGCGCATGCGCTTGGGGTCATTCACCGTGGTGCCGGTCTGGATGCAGATCAGCACATCGTGCGGGTCGGCGTCCTCGGCGCGCAGGTAGTGGCTGTCGTTGGTCGCCACCATCTTGATGCCCATCTCGCGGCTAATGCGCTTGACCTGCTCATTGACATCCCACTGCCCGGTCGCATGGTGCCCCTGAACCTCTAAGTAAAAGTCATCCTTGAAGACCTCCCGGTACCACGCCGCGACGCTCTTGGCCTCTTCGTAGCCCTGCTTCATCACCGCCTGCGCCAGCTCGCCGCCCATACACGCCGAGCAGATAATCAGCCCCTCGCTGTACTCAGCAAGCAGCTCTTTGTCCACGCGCGGCTTGTAGTAAAACCCCTCCAGCGATGCCAGCGTCACGAGCTTCATCAGGTTCTTGTAGCCAGTCTCGTTCTTGGCCAGTGCCACCAGGTGGTGGTTGCCGTCTTTCTTAGGATCGCGGTCCTTGCGCCCCCGGGTCGCGACATAGAGCTCACTGCCCACCAGCGGCTTGATTCCCGCTGCACGCGCCGCCGTGTAGAACTCAAACGCGCCGTACATCACGCCATGGTCGGTGAGAGCGAGCGCGGGCATCTCCATCTCCACGGCGTACTTGACCATATCTTTGATCTTGGAAGCGCCATCTAGCAGGGAAAACTCGGAGTGGTTGTGGAGGTGGACAAACGGGGTGGACATGCGGCCATTATACCGGGCGAATCGGCGATTTCCCTGGGCGGTAAGACCGATAAATCGGCCTAGGGAGACGGAGGCGATTGAGGATTTGCGAAGCCCGTTAGAGTATCGTTCGGTGTGGTGCTGTCGTGGGAGTAGAAGACGACCTTGACGGGATTTCCGAAGACGGACTCTAGGATTTTCTCCTGGTGCAGGCGGCGAGCTAGCTCGATGTAGTGCGTAAAAAGAACTTCGGTGTCGCCCATGAAGCTTAAGAAGGCATCGCGAAAGGGATGTCCGGGCAGGGTCACGGTGAGGGGAGTAAAGCGCGGGAGAGCACTCGGCTCTGCGTGGCACTCCACGGAGAGGGAGACCTCCTGGTTGTAGGTAAAGGAGACGTGTGTGATCGGCCCCTCCCAAGCACGGAGAACCTCCAGCACCGAATCGTAGAGGGTGGGCTCAAAGGAGCTAATCTGGTCGTGGTAGAGCGTGTTGGCGCGGAGCCAGGTGGCGAAGTCGGCAAAGTCACAGAGGCCCGAGGTAGTGAGCTGGCGGACTCCTGGAAAGCTGGCGGGATCGTCGAGGACGCGGTCGCAGTCGGGGAGCTGGAGACAGAAGACCTCCTCGTTGTCCTCGCTTCCGGTAAGCGCATCGGCGACAACCGGGAGCCACTCGGGGGGGATGGGGAGCTGCTGGCGGAAGTAGTTCCAGCGGGCTTCGTCCGACTGGGGACCAAGCCAGCCCCAAAACATCCCGATGTAGGACTCGCCTGGTCCCATGCGCCAGTGAATGTCGTAGGGTGACGTATCTGGATATGCTTTCCAGGGAGGGATGGGGGGCTGTGAGGGATCAGGCTCTGTCATGTGAATGATAATGAAGTGTACCTAAGAGAGGCATGGGGCCAAATAAGCGGGTGCACGGATTGGGTAAAATCTGGACATGAAACGCTGGCTGAGCACTCTCTTTAAGCCCGCTCCTTCTGTGCCTGCAGAGCCTCTCCCGCCGTCTCCTGATCAGCTCCGGGCTTGGGAGCTCTCGGAAGCGGAGTGGGTGCGGGAGAAGCTGATGAAGACACCGCTCAATCGGCTGATAACCATTCACGGTATCCCGGTCAAGATAAAGATGGAGCTCGCGGCGCAAGGGGTTTCCAACATTCAGGAGCTGGTTCAGAGCTGGGACACGCTTCGTATTTCTCCGCCCTATCGAGCGATGGTTGGGAGCTGGTTAGAGGAGCTACAGGATGACTTACAGAAGCAGTATGCAGAGTTTACTGCCACAAAGCCGGAACGACTTGCTTAGAGCTCAGGCTAGCCCCCCCCCGAACTCCTAGTATCACTAGAGTCTAGAGGCTCTGAGGGAAGCTGGGGGCGAGCGGGAGGATATTTTTTTGGTATATTGCAGTATGTTTCCTCTTAAATTGAAAAGTGTTGCTGTTGTGGG from the Armatimonas rosea genome contains:
- a CDS encoding acetylxylan esterase; this translates as MQQGARYVITADHATGVYRVGETVRWSIVWAGEGTPPEKLDYVVKKGGLTEISKGSMVLSGGKGQVEARFDEPGTLLLVVQGSRSRGGAVAAPEKIALSAKRPADFDAFWAAKVRELERVPANPQLERQPSGRAGVLYSKLTMDNIRGTKIRAQLAQPAGQTKLPALLIVQWAGVYGLPKNWATDRAAEGWLTLNVMPHDIPFDQPPAFYEAQSKGPLNNYPAIGNDSPETSYFLRMYLSCYRAAQYLTEHPDWDGKTLVVMGTSQGGLQSLMTAGFHPKITAALANVPAGCDMLGPDSGRMPGWPMWVFNAQGKDEKKVREAARYYDVANFASRITCPVLIGCGLIDETCPPAGIFAAANQMRGPKEVVILPISGHQNENGSQAPYDKRCYQDWLPALRQGKPIPR
- a CDS encoding restriction endonuclease — protein: MPVPDYQTFMLPLLKCVATAPKPLKVVCDELAQEFKLTPSDKAETIPSGIATYVSRIGWAKSYLKQAGLIESPSKGMVKITAQGQKVLTDPPAKIDGKFLDQFPEFVAFKNKTKAKTPAATAAPTLPLETPEETLQRIWVEVNEKLASDILDKVKQMPPAFFERLVVDLMLAMGYGGSREDAGKTVGKSGDGGIDGIINEDRLGLDIIYLQAKRWKENVGSPAVQGFIGSLVNNGANKGVLLTTSAFTEDAQKAAKKNPQYKVILIDGKRLASLMIEYNLGVGIQETYIVKRIDQDYFEQPE
- a CDS encoding DNA polymerase III subunit alpha — protein: MSTPFVHLHNHSEFSLLDGASKIKDMVKYAVEMEMPALALTDHGVMYGAFEFYTAARAAGIKPLVGSELYVATRGRKDRDPKKDGNHHLVALAKNETGYKNLMKLVTLASLEGFYYKPRVDKELLAEYSEGLIICSACMGGELAQAVMKQGYEEAKSVAAWYREVFKDDFYLEVQGHHATGQWDVNEQVKRISREMGIKMVATNDSHYLRAEDADPHDVLICIQTGTTVNDPKRMRYEPREFYLKTYAEMMGEFEHFAPDAIENTLEIAEKVNLEIEVGRAPMPVVGVDPGSDAQTTMTRMCWEGLERRLPKHELEHKERLSYELDIIEKTGFAQYFLIVRDIAQHARTSGIFFGVRGSAAGSLASYCLGITDLDPVEYNLTFERFLNPERVTMPDIDMDFEDTRRAEVIEHVTKQYGKDNVSYITTFGTLGAKAALRDAGRALAMPLPDVDRIARMIPALPLGISIKRAMYGWEEKDYPGNPEMVAAYENEELARKLIDTAQRIEGITRNESVHAAGVMIADRPLVEYTPLRKLNDGSLATQYPHSSLEAIGLLKMDFLGLINLSILGRAVKLIKETRGETVDVWDIPLNYDDPRAQKAYDMLGRGETTGVFQLESAGMRKYVVELKPNSVKELAAMVALYRPGPLAHIPRFIQSKFDPTKIEYEHPLLEPILKETYGVIVYQDQVLKIVQAVGGLTLGQADLLRRAMGKKQKAYMDKQKGIFMEGAKERGVSAKSAEKIFADIEPFAGYAFNGAHAACYAMVAYQTAYMKANYTAEYLAALMAAYVEKTDKVVNTLEECDRLGIEILPPDVNESEADFTVSEPTDTKKYEGAIRFGLLAIKNVGKAPIETILAARAKGGKFHSLPDFCTRVFAEGLTSKSVIEMLIKAGTFKSIHPNRRALMETLDDAVAAAARGAKDAKAGLISLWGDDAGEDAAAVESVQPLPNVPDHPRGVWLGWEKELLGLYLTEHPVKPFEPELRRKWRAWRADQISESTPNQQVTVGGMITEVRTKYTKTGSAMLFVTLEDTSGSLSVTLFPKCAAEWGKYCIVNSVVAIIGRAQHRERILKSEAAEEGGEPAAADKNVQVELIADKVERIVENAMAADARPRTVHVRIDGSNRTLLGMVKEMFGSKEGGSPLVVHAETGSGEYLIKTPILVDPDEGLIEQVRRMLGGGHQKAWVE